The Anopheles coluzzii chromosome 2, AcolN3, whole genome shotgun sequence genome window below encodes:
- the LOC125906711 gene encoding probable cytochrome P450 6a19 → MPIVEFWIALGTTVLLTGAFGLCLILDKRRSLWVDRRFPSTGRTCVLYGDYGAAGRTEHRIYTTQRLYREFKSKKWPIGGALMYLTPCVIPTEPHLIEFLLNEEFGKNKKSSIAGSSIFRKRWSSFEDEHYNSLVNVATEESEKVVEMLCASKQPVDVKVIAELYAVRMIARCVFGKRCTEESHTFPITEKLASQPGGIVWDVFSTAFPSTTFTATLRKLLDHFQKHPALLDELVSSFLTERTADVNFLQHLKRTEQRAKANERIAFGDTRALMLELVQNVFFVASGTIIACLFEMGHNGDIQKGLHETLQRSNPFAVDTLENVISETLRKYPPVGEISFVTVANNRLPSGELVVPKNTRVVVPIYALQHDAEHYPEPERFNPERSIFSLSEQSVLYRPLGVQPLPIGSSLALLMVRVALSNILGKCTVRLTPESPATLKISPNQALPYPIGRVELLISRAS, encoded by the exons ATGCCGATCGTGGAGTTTTGGATCGCCCTCGGTACGACGGTACTGCTAACGGGCGCCTTTGGGTTGTGCCTGATTCTGGACAAACGGCGATCACTTTGGGTGGACCGTCGCTTTCCCAGCACCGGACGAACCTGCGTACTGTACGGAGACTATGGAGCCGCCGGGCGTACCGAGCATCGTATATACACAACGCAACGGCTGTATCGTGAGTTTAAGAGCAAAAAATGGCCCATCGGTGGGGCGCTGATGTACCTGACGCCGTGTGTGATACCGACCGAACCGCATCTGATTGAGTTTTTGCTCAACGAAGAGTTTGGGAAAAACAAGAAGAGTAGCATCGCTGGGAGTTCAATCTTCCGAAAACGGTGGAGTTCGTTCGAGGATGAGCACTACAACTCACTGGTTAACGTGGCTACggaagaaagcgaaaaagtAGTGGAGATGTTGTGCGCGTCGAAACAGCCTGTTGATGTAAAAGTGATCGCCGAGCTGTACGCAGTACGAATGATAGCAAGATGTGTTTTTGGGAAGCGTTGCACTGAAGAAAGTCACACCTTTCCCATCACGGAGAAACTGGCCAGCCAACCGGGTGGCATTGTTTGGGACGTATTTTCGACCGCTTTTCCTAGCACAACATTTACCGCAACGCTGCGGAAGCTGTTGGACCACTTTCAGAAACATCCCGCTCTTCTGGACGAGCTCGTTAGTTCGTTTCTGACCGAACGGACCGCAGATGTGAACTTCTTGCAGCATCTAAAACGTACGGAACAACGTGCGAAAGCGAACGAACGTATAGCGTTCGGTGATACAAGAGCGCTCATGCTCGAGTTAGTCCAAAATGTGTTCTTTGTAGCGTCGGGCACAATAATTGCTTGTCTGTTTGAGATGGGCCATAACGGAGACATACAGAAAGGTCTGCATGAGACATTGCAACGATCGAATCCGTTTGCAGTCGATACACTGGAGAACGTGATCAGTG AAACGCTGCGGAAATATCCACCAGTGGGTGAGATATCGTTTGTTACCGTTGCCAATAATAGGCTACCGAGCGGGGAGTTGGTCGTGCCGAAAAATACGAGAGTGGTTGTACCGATCTACGCTCTCCAGCATGATGCTGAGCATTATCCCGAACCGGAGCGGTTTAACCCGGAGCGATCTATTTTCAGTTTGAGCGAACAGTCCGTGCTCTACCGACCGCTCGGTGTCCAGCCGCTTCCGATTGGATCCAGCTTGGCGCTGCTGATGGTGCGTGTAGCGTTGAGCAACATATTGGGCAAGTGCACTGTGAGGTTGACTCCCGAAAGCCCGGCAACTTTGAAGATATCGCCGAATCAAGCGTTGCCCTATCCTATCGGTCGGGTTGAGTTGCTGATAAGCCGTGCATCGTAA
- the LOC125906710 gene encoding neuroligin-4, X-linked-like, translating to MWFQRAPWLLLLALASARGQSADRPIIGTSSGQVQGTTEDCGLFCTYYSFKGIPYAEPPVGALRFADPVPRAAWTGVRDASQHGRSCPTPDALPTEAEDCLYLNVYSPSLVGTRPVMVFVHGGAYVGGSGDDALYGARYFMPENVVIVTLNYRLGVLGFLGTGDRSASGNWAIKDCVEALRWVQRNIGAFGGDAGRVTIFGQSAGGALVHFLTLSPLAVGLFERAITHSGSALNSWSLQPNPRQQAERIAAELGIHTTDTATLVSALRQVPYRDLIKPDQTTLDELMVPLEFGPVVEPADTPGQVALDRLPIELIESGSYRAVPLMAGFTDMDALLFSAVEMVTNPGIFDTFNNNPHLLVPFVWNIPAGSAASNAVSQAFRQYYWQSQPLSPALLAQFSVYLTDLQFAYPQLEMAKRHASRSSVYLYQFKYDGDLNLVKQFAGIPLPGAIHGDDLCYLFETKQFGGGELPITSHAATVRQRMLRLWTNFARDGNPTPTADALLQGTLWRPLSPGMIDATLNIGHDLTMEVNPIASRYSQWLDLAGRYGNNIFRI from the exons ATGTGGTTCCAGCGTGCCCCATGGCTTTTGCTGCTGGCCCTGGCTAGTGCCCGTGGCCAAAGTGCG GATCGTCCCATTATTGGCACCTCCAGCGGACAGGTACAGGGAACGACCGAAGATTGCGGCCTATTCTGTACGTACTACTCCTTCAAAGGCATCCCGTACGCGGAGCCACCGGTCGGTGCCTTGCGCTTCGCCGATCCGGTCCCACGGGCCGCCTGGACGGGTGTGCGCGATGCTAGCCAGCACGGACGCAGTTGCCCGACGCCCGATGCACTACCAACCGAGGCAGAGGATTGCCTTTATCTAAACGTGTACAGCCCCTCGCTGGTGGGCACTCGGCCCGTGATGGTGTTCGTACACGGCGGTGCTTACGTTGGCGGCTCGGGCGATGACGCACTGTACGGGGCGCGCTACTTTATGCCGGAAAATGTGGTCATTGTAACGCTCAACTATCGGCTCGGTGTGCTGGGATTCCTCGGTACGGGTGATCGGAGTGCATCGGGCAATTGGGCCATCAAGGATTGCGTTGAGGCATTGCGCTGGGTACAGCGGAACATCGGTGCGTTCGGTGGCGATGCTGGCCGCGTGACTATCTTCGGCCAGTCGGCTGGTGGTGCGTTGGTACACTTCCTCACGCTGTCCCCGCTGGCCGTGGGATTGTTCGAGCGTGCCATCACCCACAGCGGATCGGCCCTTAACTCCTGGTCGTTGCAACCAAACCCACGCCAGCAGGCGGAAAGGATAGCAGCGGAACTAGGCATTCACACAACCGACACGGCCACGCTGGTGTCGGCGCTGCGTCAGGTTCCGTACCGTGACCTGATCAAGCCCGACCAGACCACACTGGACGAACTGATGGTACCGTTAGAGTTCGGTCCCGTCGTCGAACCGGCCGATACACCGGGCCAAGTTGCGCTCGATCGGCTGCCGATCGAACTGATCGAGAGTGGATCATACCGGGCAGTACCGCTGATGGCAGGCTTTACCGATATGGATGCGCTACTGTTTAGCGCCGTTGAGATGGTCACCAATCCGGGCATCTTCGATACGTTCAACAACAATCCGCACCTGCTCGTACCGTTCGTGTGGAACATTCCGGCGGGCAGTGCCGCGTCGAACGCGGTGAGCCAAGCCTTCCGGCAGTACTACTGGCAGAGTCAACCGTTAAGCCCGGCGCTGCTAGCACAGTTCAGCGTGTATCTTACCGATCTTCAGTTCGCGTATCCGCAGCTTGAAATGGCCAAACGGCACGCCAGCCGGTCGTCCGTCTACCTGTACCAGTTTAAGTACGACGGTGACCTGAACTTGGTGAAACAGTTCGCTGGCATCCCGTTGCCGGGAGCAATACATGGCGACGACCTTTGCTATCTGTTCGAAACGAAACAGTTTGGCGGAGGTGAGCTTCCGATCACTAGCCACGCTGCAACGGTGCGCCAACGTATGTTACGATTGTGGACCAACTTTGCCAGAGATGG AAATCCCACCCCTACTGCTGACGCCCTTCTGCAGGGAACCTTGTGGAGACCGCTCAGCCCGGGGATGATCGACGCGACGCTTAACATAGGGCATGATCTCACCATGGAGGTGAACCCGATTGCAAGCCGCTACAGCCAGTGGCTAGACTTGGCTGGGCGGTAtggaaacaatattttccGAATTTAG
- the LOC120950328 gene encoding cytochrome P450 6a2-like, producing MTVWLLLVVVVATLLYYYVWRRYRYWRDRGIAELDPSFPLGDMKGVGTTRGFNDMLDEAYGRVRGKSAAVGVYFLISPILIVADLDLAKQILVKDFHLFHDRGQYVNERDDPLSGHLFSIGGERWRYLRNKLSPTFTSGKIKSMFTTIHEIGDELLASFDKYIDCGDPIDIKLLCQCFTCDVIGSCAFGLQCNSLKNEGSKLLEIGDKVFRVSPMRMLYLMAVGIFPRLSRALRLSALPGDVSAFFRPLVQSTVEHRERNAVERPDFLNLLIQLKNKGTVEDETTEELQKLTLDEVAAQAFVFFFAGFETSSTTLSFTLFELANNTDIQERVRAEVLEKLQLHDGKITYDALKEMTYLDQVINETLRLYTPVPQLFRVTNESYHLPSLNVTLEKGTMVLIPVHSYHHDPALFPEPYRFDPDRFTADAMKARHSHAFLPFGDGPRNCIGMRFGLLEVKFGLVQVLNKLRLTVNERTALPLRMSKRSGFPEAEGGIWLNASRL from the exons ATGAcagtgtggttgttgttggtggtggtggtagcaaCGCTACTGTATTATTACGTATGGCGCCGCTACCGCTACTGGAGAGACAGAGGCATTGCCGAACTCGACCCATCCTTTCCGCTCGGCGACATGAAGGGTGTGGGAACGACGCGCGGCTTTAACGACATGCTCGATGAAGCGTACGGACGGGTGCGGGGCAAATCGGCAGCAGTCGGGGTATACTTTCTCATCAGCCCGATACTGATCGTGGCCGATCTCGACCTTGCCAAGCAGATACTGGTGAAAGATTTTCACCTGTTCCACGATCGCGGCCAGTACGTGAACGAGCGGGACGATCCCTTGTCCGGGCATCTGTTTTCGATCGGCGGCGAACGGTGGCGCTACCTGCGCAACAAGCTCAGCCCTACGTTCACGTCCGGCAAGATCAAATCGATGTTCACCACAATTCATGAAATTGGAGACGAGTTGCTCGCTTCCTTCGACAAGTATATTGATTGCGGCGACCCGATCGATATCAAGTTACTGTGCCAGTGCTTCACCTGCGACGTGATAGGCTCGTGCGCGTTCGGGCTGCAGTGCAACTCGCTCAAAAACGAAGGCTCCAAGCTGCTCGAGATCGGCGACAAGGTGTTCCGAGTTAGCCCAATGCGTATGTTGTATTTGATGGCGGTCGGGATCTTTCCGCGGCTTTCACGAGCCCTTCGACTGTCCGCCCTGCCCGGTGATGTGTCGGCGTTTTTCAGACCACTGGTACAGTCCACGGTGGAACATAGGGAGCGAAATGCGGTCGAGCGACCCGATTTTCTTAACCTGCTGATACAGCTCAAGAACAAAGGTACGGTGGAGGACGAAACAACAGAAGAACTGCAAAAGCTGACGCTCGACGAGGTGGCAGCGCAGGCGTTCGTGTTCTTCTTCGCCGGGTTCGAAACGTCCTCGACAACGCTCTCGTTCACACTGTTCGAGTTGGCCAACAATACCGACATTCAGGAGCGAGTGCGGGCGGAGGTGCTGGAAAAGCTTCAACTCCACGACGGAAAGATAACGTACGACGCACTGAAGGAGATGACGTACCTCGATCAGGTCATCAATG AAACGCTTCGCTTGTACACACCAGTTCCTCAGCTGTTCCGAGTGACGAACGAGTCGTACCATCTGCCGTCGCTAAATGTTACGCTAGAGAAGGGTACGATGGTGCTGATACCGGTCCATTCGTACCATCACGATCCGGCCCTGTTTCCCGAACCGTACCGCTTCGATCCGGATCGGTTTACAGCGGACGCGATGAAGGCGCGCCACAGCCACGCGTTTCTGCCGTTCGGTGATGGGCCACGGAATTGCATCGGCATGCGGTTCGGGCTGCTGGAGGTGAAGTTTGGTTTGGTGCAGGTTCTAAACAAGCTGCGCCTGACCGTTAACGAGCGTACCGCACTGCCACTGCGAATGTCCAAGCGATCGGGCTTCCCGGAGGCGGAAGGGGGCATCTGGTTAAATGCGTCGCGGTTGTGA
- the LOC120950326 gene encoding probable cytochrome P450 6a14, producing MEPITIVLTAFIFVVSIVYLFVRSKHNFWKDQGVPYAPKPHLFYGHVKGQSRTRHGADINQELYRYFKQRGVPYGGISLFIMPSLIVVDPELVKTILVKDFNVFHDRGVYSNPRDDPFTGNLFGLEGTPWRLLRQKLTPTFTSGRMKQMFGTIWAVALELEKYMEENYNQPEVEMKDVLGRFTTDVIGTCAFGIECNTLKTPDSDFRKYGNKAFELDPITLTKFFFATSYPQLARKLHVRTTQQDVEDFFMKIVRETVDYRETNNVQRNDFMNLLLQIKNKGKLDDHGTVVGKGEVGLTHNELAAQVLIFFLAGFETSSTTQSFCLYELAKNPDIQDRLREEINRAIEENGGEVTYDVAMNIQYLDNVINETLRKYPPVETLTRKPSSDYVIPGTRHIVPKDTVVQIPIYAIQRDPDHYPDPERFDPDRFLPEEVKKRHPYVFLPFGEGPRICIGLRFGMMQTKVGLINLLRRFRFSPSARTPERVVYDPKMFTLSPVGGNYLKVDKIA from the exons ATGGAGCCCATTACGATAGTGCTGACGGCCTTTATTTTCGTGGTCTCGATCGTGTATCTATTTGTGCGCAGCAAGCACAACTTTTGGAAGGATCAGGGCGTACCGTACGCACCCAAGCCCCACCTGTTCTACGGGCACGTGAAGGGACAGTCCCGGACGCGCCATGGAGCCGACATTAATCAGGAACTGTACCGATACTTCAAGCAGCGCGGTGTGCCGTACGGTGGCATCAGTCTCTTCATTATGCCGTCGCTGATCGTGGTCGATCCGGAGCTGGTGAAGACGATTCTGGTGAAGGACTTTAACGTGTTTCACGATCGTGGCGTGTATTCCAATCCGCGAGATGACCCATTTACGGGCAATCTGTTCGGACTCGAGGGAACACCGTGGCGATTGTTGCGTCAGAAGCTTACGCCGACGTTCACCTCGGGCCGGATGAAGCAAATGTTCGGCACCATCTGGGCGGTTGCGCTTGAGTTGGAAAAGTATATGGAGGAGAACTACAACCAGCCGGAGGTAGAGATGAAAGATGTGCTGGGACGGTTTACGACCGATGTGATCGGGACGTGCGCGTTCGGCATTGAGTGTAACACGCTCAAGACGCCGGACTCGGACTTCCGCAAGTACGGCAACAAGGCGTTCGAGCTGGACCCGATAACGTTGACAAAGTTTTTCTTTGCCACCTCGTACCCGCAGCTGGCACGTAAGCTACACGTCCGTACGACGCAGCAGGACGTGGaagactttttcatgaaaatcgTGCGCGAAACGGTCGACTATCGCGAGACGAACAACGTGCAGCGGAACGACTTTATgaatctgctgctgcagatcAAGAACAAGGGCAAGCTCGACGATCACGGTACGGTTGTTGGGAAGGGTGAGGTTGGATTAACGCACAATGAGCTAGCGGCCCAAGTGCTGATCTTTTTCCTGGCCGGCTTCGAGACGTCCTCAACTACGCAAAGCTTCTGTCTGTACGAGCTGGCCAAGAACCCGGACATTCAGGATCGCTTGCGGGAGGAGATCAACCGTGCGATCGAGGAGAACGGTGGCGAGGTGACGTACGATGTGGCGATGAACATACAGTATTTGGACAACGTAATTAACG AAACGTTACGCAAATATCCACCGGTTGAAACGCTCACACGCAAACCGTCGAGTGATTATGTGATACCCGGCACCAGGCACATCGTACCGAAGGACACGGTCGTACAGATACCGATCTACGCGATCCAGCGTGATCCGGACCACTATCCCGATCCGGAACGGTTCGATCCCGATCGCTTCCTGCCGGAGGAGGTGAAAAAGCGACACCCGTACGTGTTTCTACCGTTCGGCGAGGGACCACGCATCTGCATTGGGTTGCGGTTCGGCATGATGCAGACGAAGGTGGGCCTGATAAACCTGCTGCGTCGGTTCCGCTTCTCACCGTCCGCACGGACACCGGAGCGGGTTGTATACGATCCGAAGATGTTTACGCTGTCCCCTGTTGGTGGGAACTATCTGAAGGTGGATAAGATTGCGTAG
- the LOC120950327 gene encoding cytochrome P450 6a22-like, with the protein MGYVSVVLFLVVPALTLLYLYLKQHYRHWANRNLPQLEASFPLGNMKGVGSEIHFNDVLNEAYAKGKAQSAPLVGLYFMLKPILIVTELDMVKRILVKDFSSFHDRGLYVNERDDPLSGHLFALDGERWRYLRNKLSPTFTSGKIKLMFSTICEIGDEFLATVNRFVERDEPLDVKLLSQCFTCDVVGSCAFGLQCNSLKNGGSKLLEIGDKVFKPPAWRNMLVFALISFKKLAKRLRLPVLPGEVTSFFMPLVTETVADRERNSIERPDFLNLLIQLKNKGTVEDETTEGLQKLTLDEVAAQAFVFFFAGFETSSTTLSFALFELANNPDIQERVRAEVLEKLQLHDGKITYDALKEMTYLDQVINETLRMYPPVPQLIRVTTQPYKVEGANVTLEPDTMLMIPIYAIHHDASIYPDPERFDPDRFALAATHARHTHAFLPFGDGPRNCIGMRFGLLEVKFGIVQMVSKLRFTVSERMQMPLRMSKTASILEAEGGIWLNATKL; encoded by the exons ATGGGTTACGTCAGTGTTGTGTTATTTCTGGTGGTCCCCGCGCTCACCCTGCTTTACCTCTACTTGAAGCAGCACTACCGTCATTGGGCAAATCGGAACCTACCCCAGCTGGAAGCGTCCTTCCCGCTAGGCAACATGAAGGGCGTCGGGTCCGAGATTCACTTCAACGATGTGCTGAACGAAGCGTACGCAAAAGGTAAAGCACAGTCGGCCCCGCTCGTCGGACTGTACTTTATGCTCAAGCCCATACTGATCGTGACCGAGCTGGACATGGTGAAGCGCATACTGGTGAAAGACTTTAGCAGCTTCCACGACCGTGGCCTGTACGTGAACGAGCGGGACGATCCCCTGTCCGGGCATCTGTTTGCGCTGGACGGTGAGCGGTGGCGCTATCTGCGCAACAAGCTCAGCCCCACGTTCACGTCCGGCAAGATCAAGCTGATGTTCAGCACGATTTGCGAGATCGGTGACGAGTTTCTGGCCACGGTGAATCGGTTCGTCGAGCGGGATGAGCCGTTGGATGTGAAGCTGCTTTCACAGTGCTTCACCTGCGACGTGGTAGGCTCGTGCGCGTTCGGGTTGCAGTGCAATTCGCTCAAAAACGGAGGCTCCAAGCTGCTCGAGATTGGCGACAAGGTGTTTAAACCACCAGCGTGGCGAAATATGCTGGTGTTTGCGCTCATCTCGTTTAAGAAGCTGGCGAAACGATTGCGCTTACCCGTGCTACCGGGCGAGGTGACGTCATTCTTTATGCCGCTTGTCACCGAGACGGTGGCGGATCGGGAACGGAACTCGATCGAACGGCCCGATTTTCTCAATCTGCTGATACAGCTCAAGAACAAAGGTACGGTCGAGGACGAAACAACGGAGGGACTGCAAAAGCTGACGCTCGACGAGGTGGCAGCGCAGGCGTTTGTGTTCTTCTTCGCCGGGTTCGAAACGTCCTCGACAACGCTCTCGTTCGCACTGTTCGAGTTGGCCAACAATCCCGACATTCAGGAGCGAGTGCGGGCGGAGGTGCTGGAAAAGCTTCAACTCCACGACGGCAAGATAACGTACGACGCCCTGAAGGAGATGACGTACCTCGATCAGGTCATCAATG aGACACTTCGTATGTATCCGCCAGTTCCGCAGCTGATACGCGTCACCACTCAACCGTACAAGGTGGAGGGAGCGAACGTAACGCTCGAGCCCGACACGATGCTGATGATACCGATCTACGCGATACATCACGATGCCAGCATCTATCCCGACCCGGAACGTTTCGATCCGGATCGGTTTGCACTGGCCGCGACGCACGCAAGGCACACTCACGCGTTCCTGCCGTTCGGCGATGGGCCGCGGAATTGCATCGGCATGCGCTTTGGGCTGCTGGAGGTAAAGTTTGGCATCGTGCAGATGGTGAGCAAGCTGCGGTTCACCGTCAGCGAGCGTATGCAGATGCCGCTCCGGATGTCGAAAACGGCCTCCATACTGGAAGCGGAAGGAGGCATTTGGCTTAACGCAACGAAACTGTGA
- the LOC120950324 gene encoding probable cytochrome P450 6a14 yields MELINAVLAAFIFAVSIVYLFIRNKHNYWKDNGFPYAPNPHFLFGHAKGQAQTRHGADIHQELYRYFKQRGERYGGISQFIVPSVLVIDPELAKTILVKDFNVFHDHGVFTNAKDDPLTGHLFALEGQPWRLMRQKLTPTFTSGRMKQMFGTIWDVGLELEKCMEQSYNQPEVEMKDILGRFTTDVIGTCAFGIECNTLKRTDSEFRKYGNKAFELNTMIMMKTFLASSYPTLVRNLHMKITYNDVERFFLDIVKETVDYREANNVKRNDFMNLMLQIKNKGKLDDSDDGSVGKGEVGMTQNELAAQAFVFFLAGFETSSTTQSFCLYELAKNPDIQERLREEINRAIAENGGEVTYDVVMNIKYLDNVIDETLRKYPPVESLTRVPSVDYLIPGTKHVIPKRTLVQIPAYAIQRDPDHYPDPERFNPDRFLPEEVKKRHPFTFIPFGEGPRICIGLRFGLMQTKVGLITLLRKFRFSPSARTPERVEYDPKMITIAPKAGNYLKVEKL; encoded by the exons ATGGAGCTAATTAACGCGGTGCTGGCCGCGTTCATCTTCGCAGTGTCGATCGTGTATCTGTTCATACGCAATAAGCATAACTATTGGAAGGACAATGGGTTTCCGTACGCGCCGAATCCACACTTTCTGTTCGGGCATGCGAAGGGCCAGGCCCAAACGCGGCACGGCGCCGACATCCATCAGGAGCTGTACCGATACTTCAAGCAGCGGGGCGAACGGTACGGTGGCATTAGCCAGTTTATCGTGCCCTCGGTGCTGGTGATCGACCCGGAGCTGGCGAAGACGATCCTGGTGAAGGATTTTAACGTGTTTCACGATCACGGCGTGTTTACCAATGCAAAGGACGACCCGCTCACGGGACATCTGTTCGCACTGGAGGGCCAACCGTGGCGGTTGATGCGCCAGAAGCTTACGCCGACGTTCACCTCGGGCCGGATGAAGCAAATGTTCGGCACAATATGGGATGTGGGGCTTGAGCTGGAAAAGTGTATGGAGCAAAGCTACAACCAACCGGAGGTGGAGATGAAGGATATCCTGGGCCGTTTTACGACGGACGTGATTGGGACTTGCGCGTTCGGCATCGAGTGCAATACACTTAAGCGTACAGACTCGGAGTTCCGCAAGTACGGCAACAAGGCGTTCGAGTTGAATACGATGATCATGATGAAGACTTTCCTCGCGTCGTCCTACCCGACGCTGGTGCGCAATCTGCACATGAAGATCACGTACAACGATGTGGAGCGATTCTTCCTGGACATCGTGAAGGAAACGGTCGACTACCGGGAGGCGAACAACGTGAAGCGGAACGACTTCATGAACCTGATGCTGCAGATCAAGAACAAGGGCAAGCTGGACGATAGTGATGACGGTAGTGTGGGCAAGGGAGAGGTCGGCATGACACAGAACGAGCTAGCGGCCcaggcgtttgtttttttcctggcGGGTTTTGAGACGTCGTCCACCACACAAAGCTTCTGTCTGTACGAGCTGGCAAAGAACCCGGACATCCAGGAGCGGCTGAGAGAGGAAATTAATCGAGCTATTGCGGAGAACGGTGGAGAGGTGACGTACGACGTGGTCATGAACATAAAGTATTTAGACAATGTGATTGACG AAACCCTACGGAAGTACCCACCGGTGGAATCGTTAACCCGCGTACCGTCTGTGGACTATCTCATCCCCGGCACGAAGCATGTGATCCCGAAGCGAACACTGGTGCAAATTCCAGCCTACGCGATTCAGCGCGATCCGGACCACTATCCCGACCCGGAACGATTCAATCCGGATCGATTCCTACCAGAGGAAGTGAAAAAACGACACCCGTTCACGTTCATCCCATTCGGCGAGGGACCACGCATCTGCATTGGGCTGCGGTTTGGCTTAATGCAAACCAAGGTGGGATTGATTACGCTGCTGAGAAAGTTCCGCTTCTCGCCGTCCGCGCGTACGCCCGAACGGGTAGAATACGATCCGAAAATGATAACCATAGCGCCGAAAGCGGGCAACTACTTGAAGGTGGAAAAGTTGTAG